The Macellibacteroides fermentans genome includes the window TTATCCACAAATAATGAGATTATATCGCCGTCTGCATCGTAATTAAAGAACCGCCGTATGCCGAACGGCATGTACGGTGGTGGGAGAGGTCGGAAAACAAAAGTAGGAAGAAAACTACTTTTGTTTTCCTCCTACTCGATTTATATAGGTTTATATGTATCAGCAATAACATGAAAGATGAAGTCACAGTTTTTATATAAGGGAGTATTTCGCTCCCTTTTTTAGTTAAGTGAATATTGTCTGTGAATAAGAAATAACTATCTTTGTGAAATGCCAATATTTAATCTATTAATATAAAGAGATTTATAATGAATACCGATGTGAAAAAACTTAATGCTGTAACAGCAGTTGTATTGGGAGCAAGTGGAAGAGGAAAACTTTATGGAGATTATTCGCTGGAACACCCCGAAGATTTATTGATTGTAGGAATTGCGGAACCTGTGCCTTTACGAAGGGAAATGTATGGAGATAAGTACCATGTTCCAGTAGAGAACCGGTTGGCAACCTGGGAGGAAATGCTTGCTAGACCCAAATTTGCAGATGCAGTGATTATTGCCACTCCGGATCACCTGCATTACGCACCTTGTATGAAAGCGTTGGAGCTGGGATACGATATCTTATTAGAAAAACCAATCGCACAAACCGAAGAAGAATGCCGAAAGCTGGTGGATTATGCCCGCCAGACCGGTAAAATAGTGGGACTTACCCATGTGTTACGCTATTCTCCTTACTTTTTGATGCTTAAGGAGATGGTTGACAGCAAAAAAATTGGTGATTTGGTAAGTATTCAGCACTTCGAGCCGGTTGATCATGTGCACATGAGCCATTCGTATGTACGGGGAAGCTGGAGAGATTCCAAGGCCAGTACCCCATTGGTATTGGCTAAATCAAGTCATGATCTGGATATATTACATTGGATTGTAGGTAAACCATGTAAGAAAGTAGTTGCTTTCGGCGATTTAGCACACTTCAAGGCTGCTAATGCACCTCAAGGAGCTCCACAACGTTGCACAGACGGTTGTCCGGTTGAAGCAGACTGCCCGTTTTCTGCATTAAAAATATATTACCGCGACCGTACCTGGCTTTATGTTTTTGATCTGCCCGTGGATCCGGATAAGCAGGGAGACGTTATTCTCGAAAATCTTAAAAATGGTAACTACGGAAAGTGTGTATATCATTGCAATAATAATCAGCCCGATCATTACACAATGCTTCTGGAATTTGATGGTGGAGTGACGGTTAATTTCTCCATAGAGGCTTTCACATCCTACAGTGGCAGACGTACCCGGATTATGGGAACTCGTGGAGACATAGTGGGAGATATGGAACAATTTGTACACACTGATTTTGCTTCCGGTAAATCTGTAACCTATGATGCCCACGCGATGGATGCCCTCAATTACGAAGGTGTAGGACATGGGGGAGGAGATACCGGTATGATCAGGGATTGGATTGAGGCTGTACGTAAACAAGATTCTTCATTGATGTCTACACCACTGGAAGATTCGCTGGAAAGTCACCTTATTGCTTTTGCTGCCGAGCGTAGCCGGGCAAAGGATAAGATTGTCTACCTGCGCCCTTTGAAGCATTATTTAGGCCTTTAATGGTGAAATAAAGTTAAATATAGCGAATTTGAGCTGCAAATGTATGTTGTACAACATAAATACCTTATCTTTGCACTGTGTTTTTCATGGTATTAGATTTAAGGTTAGCAATGAAGATTGGTTGTCGGGATGACAACCTTTTCTTTTTTTATACAGATTTATACAGAATCCACCATCTTTTTCTCCTTTTTAATCGAACGTTTAAAGGATATCGCAAAATAATATTACTTTTGTAGATACATTTTAGAATTTAAACGATAAAGTTGTGGAAAAAAAAATCAAATTACGTGTTCAGGGATTAACTAACAGTCAGGTTCAATCAGGAGCTTATGCATTAATACTAGCAGAAGAAGATGGCAATCGCCGTATTCCTGTGATTGTAGGAACTCCCGAAGCCCAATCGATTGCTATTGCTCTCGAGTATATTACTCCCCCCCGTCCATTAACGCACGATTTATTTGTAAGTTTTGCTACTGCTTTTGATATAAAACTGAAAGAAGTTTATATATATAAATTTGAAGAAGGCATTTTCTATTCAGAGTTACTGTTTACAGACGGTAAACGAGAGATTCCGGTAGATTCTCGTACATCGGATGCAATAGCCATCGCTTTACGAGCTAAATGTGATATTTATGTATCTGAATCGATCATGATTGAAGCCGGAGTTGTACTGGATGAAGATGTAGAAGATAATGCTGATGAAGATTTTGAAGACGACGACGATGACCTGATGGCTATGGATCCGGATGAGATAAAGGATGATGAAGCCCTGAAAAGATGGTTGGGATTAATTGATGACGAAGAATTAAACAAACGTCTTGAAGAGGCAGTGCAGGATGAAAATTACGAGCATGCCAAAATGTATCAGGATGAGATACGTCGCCGTAAAAAGGATAAGGAAGAAACCGAATAAACAAAACATGTATGGTCGCATCAACCGGCGGATTTGGAATTGAATCGCTCCTGCGAGGTGTAGTAGGCATTATAACAGTGCTTGCAGTTTCATATTTAATGAGCTCAAACCGTAAAAAAATTGACTGGAAACTGGTGGGAAGCGGACTCCTGATTCAGTTTGTCCTGGCATTATCCGTTCTTTATGTACCTTTTGTAGGTACACTCTTCGAGCTCCTTGGCAAAGCATTTATCAAGTTGATGGACTTTACGCAAGCCGGTGTTGGTTTTCTTTTAGGCCCGTATGCGACAAAAAGCAATGGATTTATCTTCCTTATACATTCGATGCCGGTTATCATTTTCTTTACAGCCATCGTTTCTTTATTTTATCATTGGGGAATTATCCAGCGTGTAGTTGGTGCATTCTCCTGGGTACTCAGAAAATTTATGAATGTATCCGGTGCCGAAGGGCTGGTTGTTTCGGGTAATATTTTTATGGGAATGACCGAGTCGCCTGTATTGATCAAGAATTATCTGCCCTCAATGAATCGTTCCGAAATATTTCTGGTAATGGTTGCAGGGATGGGTACGATAGCCGGTTCGGTGATGGCAACCTATATCGGGATGCTTTCTGGAGGAGATCCGGCTGCTCGTTTGCTTTTTGCCAAACATTTATTGTCGGCTTCGGTGATGGCTGCCCCCGGCTCTATTGTAATTGCCAAGATGTTATGTCCGCAAACCGAGCCGGTTACCGAACAGGAGGTGAAGGTTTCTTTAGAGAATCAACATCACAATATATTGGAAGCATTGGCCTCGGGTACTTCGGTTGGAATAAAATTGGTAGTAAACATTGCGGCGATGCTGTTGGTGTTTATTTCTATGGTTGCACTTCTGAATTATGTATCAGAAGGACTTATAGGGAAATACACCGGACTAAATGATTGGGTGGTATCCGTTACCGATGGCAAGCAGCAGGGTTTCACATTTCAATTTATCTTAGGAATAATCCTCTCTCCATTTATGTGGTTGATAGGTGTGCCTTTTGATGATATGATGCTGGTAGGTTCCTTATTGGGGCAGAAAACAATTCTGAATGAATTTGTTGCCTATTTTCAGTTGCAGCAATGGAAAGATGCCGGGTTATTTGTATATGAAAAGTCCATAATCATGTCGACCTACATCCTTTGCGGATTTGCTAATATATCATCCATCGGTATACTTTTAGGAGGACTTGGAGTTCTTACTCCCAATAAACAAAATTTGATAAGCAAACTAGGAATTCCAACCATGATCGGCGGAGCTTTGGTTTCCATAATGTCGGCAACTATGGTAGGAATGATTTTAGGATAAAAGAGATTTATGCAAATATTTTATACGCCGGACATAGCTGTAAATACAGAGTTGCCGGATGAAGAAGGGCAGCATGCCATTCGAGTACTCCGGCTAAACGAAGGAGCCGAAATACTACTTACAGACGGTAAAGGAACATTTTATAAAGCTGCCATTGCTGTTGCCAACGCTAAGCATTGTCGTGTTGATATACTTGAACAATGGTCGCCAGGCAAACTATGGGACTTTACATTGCATATAGCCGTTGCCCCAACCAAAAATATGGATAGGCTGGAATGGTTTGCAGAAAAAGCAACCGAGATAGGTATTGATGCCATAACCTGTTTAAATTGCCGCTATTCGGAACGTAAGGAGGTAAAGCCGGCCCGTATCGAGAAGATACTGGTTAGTGCTATGAAGCAATCGCAAAAAGCAACATTACCAGTATTAACCGGAATGACCGACTTTAAGACGTTTGTTTCTCAACCATTCGACGGACGCAAATTTATTGCTCATTGTAATGAGGGCGAAAAGCCATTGATAAAACAGATCTATAATCCGGGAGAATCTGCCCTGGTCCTGATCGGACCCGAAGGCGATTTCAGTCCGGAAGAGGTTACATTGGCACTGCATAACGGCTTTGAACCAATATCTTTAGGAGAGAGCCGACTCAGAACGGAGACTGCCGCTCTTGTAGCCTGTCATACCTTGCATGTACTAAATCAATAAACGCTTGCGTTGACAGGCCGGATAAGAGCGTAATCTCCATTACCGGACATTGTTAATGGAGTTCTTTACGGTGTCGTGTTTTGTTTTAAGCACCGAGCTGATCGAATATGTTTTTCCCTCAATTTGAATCGTTCCTTCTACTTTATAGGTCTGGGGGGCTACTTTTACCATTTGTCTTGTAAGCGAAACGGGAAAAAGTTCTTTGCTGTCCGTATTCATCTCTTTTTTCTGAAGCCCTTGGTTTACCTTTTCACCAAAGGTGGCTCCCTGGGTTTGTTTGGGAACCGTTACGTTCATCGAGATACGGTTGGGCATGGAGTTGTTTGTATTTATACTTTCCGCTTCAATGTTTAGCCAAAGATTTTCAGGAATGAGGGCTATCACCTTTTCTCCGTTTTCATTTTCAACAATTATACCGTAGGTTTGCATGGTTTGGCTTGAAAACTCTTTGGTAATTGTAATGGGCTTATGTTGTCGTTTTCCGGTAGCCATGCCGCTGGCGTGATCGCGGGCGGTTACTATCTTCAAGTCATTTCTGAAGAGGTTTTCCTGCTCTTGATTATCAAATGCCCATTCGATTACTACCGGTTCCAACTCGATAACTTCGAAAACGATTTTGGGAACATTCTCTTTGTCCAACATTCCATCGCAATCGTTGTCCCGTCCGTCAAAATCCGCCTTTTGGCCCATTTGGCGGGAGGTCTGTTCCATATTCGTACTCTTTCCAATCGCTTTCGAAAGCGTGTTTTGCGGATAAACGTACAAGCTACCCAGCAACAAAATAATCGTTATGCTCAAAGTTTTCATAATACCGTGCATGAATTGTTAATTAATTGGGTGCATATTCTCTTATATATTATGTATAACAATTCCGCTGATCATTTGGATTGAATTACCTCCTCCAAAAATACAGAAGGGTGTTTTTACATCGGTAACATCAGGGAGGTCAGATATAGTTTTTACTTAAATTAATGACTCCGGACAAATTGCTAAGAGTATAATAATTAGCCACTTTATTTGGAGAACCATTTAAAATAGGTTAGATTTGTAACTTCCGGTTAACTTTATATTGCTAGTATGATAACACGTAGAGATTTCTTAAAGATGGCAGGTACGGCCTCTGTTGTGGGAGCGCTTAAGCCTGATTTTGCATTTGCTGATGTGATGAATACTTTTTCGGAGGTTAATAAACTCCCCAGGTGGAGAGGTTTTAATTTGCTTGATTTCTTTTCGCCGGTGAAACGGGGACCTAATGATAGGAACGCATCTCTGACTACCGAAAATGATTTTAAATGGATGGCCGACTGGGGTTTTGATTTTGTTCGTATTCCGATGGCATACCCCTCATATCTGCAGTTTGATCCTAAAGGCGATCCTAACAAACGAATTACAAAAGAGGAGGTTCTTCTGTTTGATGAATCTGCCATCGAAAGAGTAGATCATCTGATAACAAAAGCAAACCAGCACGGCTTACATGTAAGTCTGAATCTCCACCGCGCTCCCGGTTTTTGCATCAATGCGGGTTTTCATGAGCCCTATAATTTGTGGCGTGATAAAGAAGCGCAGAAAGCTCTGTATGCCCATTGGGAAATGTGGGCCAAGCGGTATAAAGGTATTTCGTCCAAACTACTTAGTTTTGATTTATTGAACGAACCCTGTGCTCCGGTGGACATGAACGACCAGCACACCCAGAAGCCTCCGGTAGACGGAGCTATTTACAGACAAGTTGCCGAAGGTTGCCTGCGTGTAATTAAAGAGCAGAACCAAAGCAGGCTAGTTGTTGCCGACGGGAATGGAGGCGGCTCGTTTGTTGTTCCGGAGCTGACAGATCTACCTTTGGCACAAAGTTGCCGTGGTTACTATCCTCATTATATATCTCATTACCGGGCTTCGTGGGTTTGGAAAAATCCGGACGATTCGCCTGCGGTTGAATGGCCCGGAGTAATTAACGGCGAAACATTTAACAGGGAGGTGTTGCAGGCTTTTTACAAACCCTGGCTCGATCTGGCAAAAAGCGGAGTTGGAGTTCATTGCGGCGAGTGCGGTTGTTATCGCGAAACACCCCACGACGTATTTCTTCGTTGGTTTGAAGATCAGCTAAGTATCTTTACAGAGCATCAGATTGGTTACGCATTATGGAATTTCCGTGGCGATTTTGGTATCCTCGACTCTAAGCGAAAGGATGTGAAATACAAAGACTGGTACGGTCATCAGTTGGATGAGAAAATGCTTCAGCTGTTACAAAAATATTGACTCCAACAGAAAGAATGGTCTTTGAATAGATTCAAGCGCCTTTATTGGGTTAGCACACCAATATTTTGATGAGAATGATAATAAAAGAGGGATGTTTCATGTAATGGAAATATCCCTCTTTATTATTATATTTAATAGTTATGCGTTCTTTTCAATTTTCGTTATACATTCAACGTATGTTTTTATATACGAATAGATAAGCAACTGCTGCAAGGGTTAAAGCTGCAATAGCAATATACATAAATAGGACAAGTGCGTATGGCATATTATAAAATCGGGAAAACTCTCTCTTCTTATTGTATTTCTCTATAATTCTGCTATATCTTTCATTATATCGATAATAAAAATACAATAATCCAACAAATGAAAAGCTAAATATTATCTTAGAGAACGTTCCCAAATGATAATTTTCAATATGAAATAGCTTGATAACAATTATACAAAGAGATACCAGATTCGAGGCAAGACAAAATGCGACAGGAAAAACTCCACCTAAGATTGGTATATCAGCATAATTCCGACTTTTTATACCTTGTTTATAAGCCGCATAAAAAAGAAAATCGTAAAAAAACATTTTAGTTTACTTATTTAGATTGTTTAAGTATCCATACAAATCACCACCCTCTATATGAATTGTTTTACAAATGTATGAAAACCATATATTAAACATAAAGTTCTTCGGTAATTCTTCTCTAAAAAGCAAAAAATGCATAGGCTCTCTGTACAATTGTTTATGTTTTTGAAACATTATTTTCGTTGGCGAACAAAATGGAAATGGGTATGATTTTGCTTATTGATGCAACGTTTTTAGCGGATAATGCATCCTAATGGGTGTATGTTAAATTAAACGCAATAAAATGAAAGTAAATTTATCTGTTATTACCCTGAGTTTGGGGTTGCTAATTTTAGCACCCGGATGTTCAACATCCAAAATGAAGAACAATACTGCAATTGAAGGTCGCGAATGGAGTTTGGTTTCCGTACAATCTAAAGATGGTTCAACCAAACTTACTCCGGCTGAAGACCAGCAGCCCACGCTTTCGATATTGCAGGGAAGGGTGAGTGGCTCTGCCGGTTGTAACCGAATTATGGGTTCGGTCGTTGTTGAAGGTAATAAGCTGAAATTCGATAAAGTAGCAACAACCATGATGCTTTGTCCGGACGCTATGAACCTGGAAGATGCCGTGCTTAATGTATTTGGACTGGCCAACAACTATAAGGTTACTGGTACAACGCTCGAACTTAAGAAGGATTCTGAAGTTCTTGCTGTATATAAGATCAAATAAATTATACAGCGTTCATTGCTAAGCAGTGCTTTATCTAAATTCCTTAAGGGAAGTAATAGTTAGCCTGCGATGAACTAATTATTTGCTAACGAATACTTATTCGTTTGACAGCTGTTGAATGCAAGTTCAACAGCTGTGTACTTTGCGTTCAACAGCTGACAAACGCAAAGTACACAATTGTTGAATGAATAGTTCTCCTAAGAGAAGAAAATAAAAGTCTTAAGAGGAGGAACTAATTGATAGGGAGAAATCTATAGTTGCTCACTAGTGGGGCTTGAGAAGTGGTATTGTGTTACGAAATCGGCTTCAGCTCCATGATTGGGGGATGTGATAGATGACACATGCTGACAGATGTAAAAACGCCATCTGTCATTGGTTATATCTCTGCCATTCAGGTGGTTGGGTGATAAAAATGATAAATGACACTTAGTTTTGCGAAAATCAGAAATAAAATGAGAGGCTGAACCTTTTTTTAAGTGTTCAGCCTCTCTATCTATTTTAAGTATGTCTGGTTTGCTTACAGCGCCATTTGTATTATTCCCACTCGATTGTTGCGGGAGGTTTAGAGCTGATGTCGTAAACAACGCGGTTTACACCTTTTACCTTGTTTATGATTTCGTTCGAAACTTTAGCAAGGAAATCGTAAGGAAGCTGAGCCCAGTCGGCCGTCATGGCATCGGTGGAAGTTACAGCACGTAAAGCGATTGTATAATCGTATGTACGCTCGTCGCCCATTACACCTACCGAACGAACCGGCAGCAAGATAGAGCCAGCCTGCCAGATCTTATCGTACAATCCCCATTCGCGCATCAATGAAATATAGATATCATCGGCATTCTGAAGGATTTCGATCTTCTCTGGAGTGATTTCGCCCAATACACGGATTCCAAGTCCCGGTCCCGGGAATGGATGACGTTTAATTAGGTTTGGCATCATACCCAGCTCGTTGCCCACACGACGAACTTCGTCTTTAAACAACAGTCGCAATGGTTCAACCAATTTAAGTTTCATGGTATCGGGCAGACCACCTACGTTATGGTGACTCTTAATTACCGTTCCGGTGATTGAAAGAGATTCGATCACGTCCGGATAAATAGTTCCTTGTCCCAGCCACTTGATATCTTTAAGCTTCTTGGCCTCTTCGTCGAATACGTCGATAAAGCCTTTACCAATAATCTTACGTTTTTGTTCAGGATCGGTTACGCCATGCAGTTCGCGGTAGAATTTTTCTTTCGCATTAACACCGATAACATTAAGTCCCAGGTGTTCGTAATCGTCCATCACCTTTTCAAATTCATTTTTACGGAGCAAACCGTGGTCAACGAATATACAGGTAAGGTTTTTTCCGATCGCCTTGTTAAGCAGAACAGCCGTTACAGAAGAATCCACACCGCCCGACAATGCCAGAATCACTTTGTCGTCTCCCAATTGTTTTTTCAAATCGGCCACAGTAGACTCGATGAAAGAAGCCGGAGTCCAGTCTTTTGCACATCCGCAGATAGAAAGGAAGTTGTCCAGAATCTTAGTACCGTCTGTAGTATGGAATACTTCCGGATGGAACTGTACACCCCAGGTCTGCTCGCCTTCAATGTGATATGCTGCAGCCGGAACGTCGTTTGTGCTGGCTACAATTTTGAATGAAGAGGGAAGAACCGTAATGGTATCTCCGTGCGACATCCAAACCTGCGAACCTGCTTCAATACCCTTTAATAATGGGTCGTTGCCGTTAATAGAACCAAGATTAGCCCGACCGTATTCACGAGAGTCGCCCGATTCTACTTTTCCGCCCGATGTATATGCTAAGAATTGTGCGCCATAGCAAATGCCAAGTACCGGGTATTTCCCTCTGATTCCAGATAAATCGGCCTTAAACGCTGTTTCGTCATTTACCGAGTAAGGGCTACCTGAAAGAATCACCCCTTTCACGTCCGATGCATCTTCCGGGAAATGGTTGTAGGGAACAATCTCACAATACATATTTAACTCTCTGAGTCTGCGTCCGATCAGCTGAGTTGTTTGCGAGCCAAAATCAAGAATAATAATTTTCTCGTGCATGCAATAAGTGTTTAATTGAGTGGCGCAAAGTTAGCAATAAAAAATGATACCATAAAAACTCCTTTACCACAAATTAAAGCTAAGGTTGGAAGCAATTGTTAACAAGTCCTTAAAAATGTGTAAATATAAGGCAAAAGAGTTTTCTGCAATGGATTAAAGTGTACCTTTGCATGATCTTTTTAGTGACTCTTATAACGAACTATGGATACAGAAAAGAAAGAGATTAAACGAATCAATAAGCTTACTTTGCTTATAATGGCTGTGGTTGTGTTGTTGTTGCTTGTAGCAGGTGGTGGATATTATATATATAACCAAAAACAACAGATGAGTGAGATGACGCAAGCGTTTGTGCTTGAAAAGGAATCCCTCGAAGACGAGTTTAATGATCTGTCTCTTCAGTACGAAGGGTATAAGTTCAGTGTAGGGAACGACTCCCTGCTTTCCCTGCTGTCTACAGAGCAGGGCAAGGTTCAGCGTCTGCTTGAAGAGTTGCGTACCGTTAAGGCTACCAATGCCAGCCGTATCAATCAGCTTAAAAAAGAATTGGAAACATTACGTAAGGTAATGCGCAACTATGTAATCCAGATTGACTCATTGAATACCGCCAATCAAATTCTGAAAGAAGAAAACAAGCAGGTAATTAAAAAATACGAGCAGGTTTCAAGTTCGGCTACCAAACTAAAGGAAGAAAAAGAGAAACTGGCAGAACGTGTTACATTGGCTTCACGATTGGATGCTACCGATATATCGGTTACCCCAACCAACAGTCGTGGAAAGAAGATGACTAAGATTAAACGGATGGAACAGTTTGTTATTAACTTTAAACTGGCCAAAAATATAACAGCTCCTGTTGGCGAAAAGGTAGTTTACCTCCGTATAATGAAACCGGACGACGATGTATTGGTGAAAAGCCGTGCAGATGTGTTTGTGTTTGAAAACAAAGAGATCAATTACTCCATAAAGAAACTGGTTGAATACGAAGGCGAAGATTTGCCGATAACCGTGTACTGGAAGATAGAGGAGTTTCTTTCGCCGGGTACTTACCGGGTGGATGTGTTTGCCGACGGCAATCATATCGGAAAGAAAACCTTTGTACTGGAGGAGTAGTTACGATGAATCCTACCGATCCTTTCGTACAACTGTATGGGCATCTGGATGCAGCTCTGCTGGCCGACGAACAGTTTGTAAGCGAGTTTAAGAACAGCGCCACATTGCTTAAGGTACAAAAAGGAGATTACCTTCTCAGAGCGGGTGAGGTCTGCTCTGAGGGTTACTTTATAAATAAAGGCCTGTTTCTGCACCTGTTTATCAACGATCAGGGCAACGAGAGTGTGATGGGATTTTCCGTAGATAATTTCTATCCCTTTCTTTCTTCCATTTCCTACTTTACCCAAACGCCTTCCGATTTCGAGATTCTGGCAATGGAAGATGCCGAGCTGATCTGTATCTCGCGGACCCAGATAGAAATGTTATCGTCCCGATATCCATTGTTCGCCTCTTTCTATCAGCGGGTGATGATGATGGTTATTTCCAAGATCTATACAATGTATGCAGCCCGCCAATCCCACACGGCAGAAGGGTTTATGGAATACCTTTACAATGAATACATATGGATTGTAAACAGAGTTCCAGATAAGTATATCGCCCGTTTTATGGGTATCAGCAATGCCTGGTACTGCAAGCTCAAGAAACGTCTTTTCGATTCGGGCAAGGTTTAACACCCTCCAATAACTCTCTTTATTGCACCATTTTATCCGAAATTGAATTACTTCAATTTATTCTATCCCGCAATCAAGTAATTTTGCGGCGGAATATGTATATTTGAACAATTAGAATAAAATTTGAATGAAATGAAAAGAGCCTTTGTATTGTCATTAGCATTATTGGCCTCTGCCTTCGTGTACGGTCAGCGTACACTTACGCTTGATGAGTGCAGGAGTCTGGCCATTCAAAACAACAAAGAATTACAGATAGCCGGCGAGAAGGTGCGTGTTGCAGGTTACGATAAACAGGCGGCGCTGACCAAGTATTTTCCGCAGGTTTCCGCAATGGGTACCTACATGCGGAATCAGAAAGATATCAATTTGCTGGATGATAAGACGGTTGCCGGTCTGGGTAAATTGTTGCCCATCGATGTAGGTGCGTTTACCCATCTTGACATTCAGGATGTTTGGTTGGGTAATGTCTCGCTGGTACAACCGGTATTTATGGGTGGTAAGATAATCGCCTATAACCAGATTACAAAGTATGCCAAGGAGTTGGCCCAGTCCATGAACGACCTGAAGCTGCAGGATGTAATCTATAAAACAGACGAAGCATACTGGCAGGTGGTTTCGCTGGTTAACAAGAAGAAGTTGGCCGATTCGTATGTTTCCCTTCTCCGCAAAATGGATACTGATGTTCAGGCTTTGATAGAGGAGGGGGTAGCTACACAGGTAGATGGAATGTCTGTGCGTGTAAAGCTGAATCAGGCTGAGATGGCGCAGACCAAAGTAGATAATGGGTTGGCTCTTTCGCGTATGGCGTTGGCACAGTTATGTGGATTGCCACTGGAAGAGTCGCTTGCATTGGCCGACGAAAATATTGAATCGCTGCCCGAAAGCGCCTCTTCATCAGGTTCTTTTAGTGTGGAAGAGGCCTTTATAAACCGCCAGGAGCTTAAGAGCCTGGATTATGCTGTGCGTATTTATAAAAAGAAAGAAAAGATTGCTTTGGCCGAACATTTGCCCAGCGTAGCGCTTACGGCAAATTACCTGGTAACCAATCCGAATTCGTTTAATGGCTTCAAAAATGATTTTGGTGGTATGTTTAATGTAGGTGTAGCGGTTCAGGTTCCTATATCCGGATGGTGGGAAGGCACATACAAACGGAATGCTGCCCGGGCGGAGACTCACATTAAGCAACTGGAGCTGGATGATGCAAAGGAAAAAATAGAGCTGCAGGTAAATCAATCGGTCTACAAGGTGAACGAAGCCGGTAAAAAATTAACAGCCTCGTCCCGCAATAAAGAAAAGGCCGAAGAAAATCTGCGTCATGCTACCATCGGTTTCGAAGAAGGAGTTATTCCTGCCCTTAATCTCATGGAGGCACAGACAGCCTGGGTAGAGGCTCAGTCTGATTTAATTGATGCACAGATAGAGGTTAAACTTACCGATGTATATTTGTCAAAGGCCCTTGGACGGCTATCTTCAACTACAAATAATAAATGATAAAA containing:
- a CDS encoding Crp/Fnr family transcriptional regulator, with amino-acid sequence MNPTDPFVQLYGHLDAALLADEQFVSEFKNSATLLKVQKGDYLLRAGEVCSEGYFINKGLFLHLFINDQGNESVMGFSVDNFYPFLSSISYFTQTPSDFEILAMEDAELICISRTQIEMLSSRYPLFASFYQRVMMMVISKIYTMYAARQSHTAEGFMEYLYNEYIWIVNRVPDKYIARFMGISNAWYCKLKKRLFDSGKV
- a CDS encoding TolC family protein, with the translated sequence MKRAFVLSLALLASAFVYGQRTLTLDECRSLAIQNNKELQIAGEKVRVAGYDKQAALTKYFPQVSAMGTYMRNQKDINLLDDKTVAGLGKLLPIDVGAFTHLDIQDVWLGNVSLVQPVFMGGKIIAYNQITKYAKELAQSMNDLKLQDVIYKTDEAYWQVVSLVNKKKLADSYVSLLRKMDTDVQALIEEGVATQVDGMSVRVKLNQAEMAQTKVDNGLALSRMALAQLCGLPLEESLALADENIESLPESASSSGSFSVEEAFINRQELKSLDYAVRIYKKKEKIALAEHLPSVALTANYLVTNPNSFNGFKNDFGGMFNVGVAVQVPISGWWEGTYKRNAARAETHIKQLELDDAKEKIELQVNQSVYKVNEAGKKLTASSRNKEKAEENLRHATIGFEEGVIPALNLMEAQTAWVEAQSDLIDAQIEVKLTDVYLSKALGRLSSTTNNK